The Collibacillus ludicampi region AATTGTATGTTACCGTCGCGATATCTTCCAGACATATGGAAAGAACAAATAATCCGCAACTTGAAAAAATCATTTGCAAACCGTTAAATGCAAAAGGAGAAACATGATTCATAACTTTTTTAGAACGAATCGCTCCGATCGCGCAGAAAAACTCCGCTGCCACAATGGATAGTTTGCTTTCTAGTGCAAGCGGATCGTCGTGAGCTACCCCCTGACCAATACCAACAACAAATGAAGTTCCTATAATTCCGAGAACCAATCCAACAAAAAGATTCCACCGGAACTGCATTTGCCCCGCCACTATGCCTATGATTGTGTTAAAGATCGGTGCAGTCGCTACAAGCAAAGCAGCAAGTCCAGATGCTATATGTTGTTCTGCCCAGAATAAAGATGCATAAGGAATCGTCGTCATCAAAATCCCTACAAATGCGATCTCCGCATACATTCGAAAGGATAGGCGTTTTAGTTGTTTTCGCCAACCAAGAAACGCGAGAATGAGAGCCCCTGCGATAAAAAAACGGAGAGTCGCGAACCAAAAGGGAGGCATCCCATCCTCTATACCGATTTTGATTGCTAAAAATGTAGTCCCAAAAATAAGACACATAACTATGTAGTTTATAACCATCTTGAAATCCCCCTTTCGTTATGAATTAGAATACAATCCGAATGAAATCTGTGGTACTATCAAACTGGAATACCGTTATAACCTTAAGTTATATCTAATGAGTATTTGAGAAAAGGAAGATCAAAATGATGAATTTGCAACAGTTGAAATATTTTTTGACAACCGTTGAACTTGGAAGCCTTAACAAAGCTGCCAAAGCTCTATATATCTCACAACCAGCGTTGACGAAACAACTGGCTCGACTGGAAAGGGATCTCGGCTGTCGCTTACTCATAAGAAAAACTACGGGGATCGAATTGACCGATGCGGGAGGTTATTTATATGAAAAGGCGTGCAGTATCCTTCAACAGGTGCAACAAACTGTAGAAGGGATGAAACAATATGCCCAGACTCCTCAACTTCGGATTGGAGCTTTGCCAAGCTTGGCCAGCTATTATCTTTCAGGGTTCATCCATAAACTTGAGGATTCGAAGGAATTTCGGGTCGATATTACGATTTTGGACACTACGAGAGAATTAATTTCGATGATGGAAGAAGATCGATTGGATTTGGCATTTGTTCAGGATTTTGCCGGACATGATAGGTTTCATACGATTCATTTATTTATCGATCCGTATATTGCCATACTACCGGCTTCCCATCCACTTGTTAGGGAGACACCTCTTAGTTTTCAAAGGCTTGTTAAAGAAAAAATGGTGATATATAAAGATCCTTGCGATATTCGAACCTCTTTTCGACGCCACTGTAACGAACTTGGGATTGAACCCTCCACGGTACTTGAACTCGACTTCAATGATTCCATTCTGACTTTCGTGTCAAAAGGATATGGTGTTTCGTTTGTACCTTCTTTGGTTGCTGAACACATGTACGATCCTTCGATTGTAGTACGGGAAATCGAGATCGATTCATTCAGTCGAACGGTCGATGTAGTGTTTCAATCAAAATTTGAACCATATATTCATCAATTGCTTCATTCAACTGAACATGAAAAGCGACACAAAGTTGGATTTGCGGAGGATTCAAATCAGCGTCCAGAATATTACCTTCTCAAAAATAAAATTTATTGACACAGATCATTTGTTACCATAAAATAATTTCGTATCATATTGATAATGATTTTCAATGTCGTTATAAAAATTCGATTCTTATTCATGGGTACGTAAGGAGGAGGGCCGGTGTTTAAACAAATAAGCGCTGTTCTACTCGCGCTTTTTCTAATAGTTGGATCCCCGACAGCTATGGCTTCTAGTCCAGGAGTGGATTCATTGTTAAAGGCGGAACCTTATGTCGATCAAGCATTATCTGAGGCACAACATGGCCAGCTATCAAAAGCACAAGAAATCTACAAAAAGTTCCATGATACGTGGTTACAAATTGAAGACTCCATAAAAGCGGAATCCGGACAGGCATACAGCGATATTGAGTCGAATATGGGCCAAGTGGATTATGCTTTTATGCAGAATAAACAAGCAAGTATCGTCCAAGCTCTTCAAGGTCTGAGAGATGTAAATGAAAAGTTTATTCATGGCCAATATGCAACAAGTGAGCAGTTTAAGAAAGAAAACATCACTCTTTCCGATTTTATCGACATGTTAAAAGACACGAAGGGAAAGGTACAAAACCATGATCAACAGGCAGCACTGACAGGGATCGCAAAAGCGAGACAGTCATGGTTGAGTGTAGAAGGTGTTGTCGTTGCCCAGTCGGCGACCGTATATAACGACTCGGAGAGGGACATGGTTACGATCAACGCGATGATCGCGGCCGGTGATTATCAAGGGGCCACACAAGTACTTGACCGAATGATTCAGTATTTAACCCCGCTTGCAACGAAATCAGGATATACACTCTGGGATGCAGCCATGATTCCTATTCGTGAAGGTTTGGAAGCGCTGTTGGTCGTCGCTGCTCTACTTGCTTTTGTAAAGAAGAGTCGTGAAGGAAAGGGAAAGGGATGGATTTGGCTCGGCGTTTCAAGTGGCCTGTTACTCAGCATCCTTTTAGCTGTGATCGTGAAATTCATATTCTCATCGGGGGCATTCGGCAATAATAACTCCCTGATATCCGGATGGACAGGTGTTATAGCAGCAGTCATGTTGTTGTACATGAGTTACTGGCTGCATAGTCAATCCAACATTTCCGATTGGCAGAGTTACATTCGTACGCAAAGCCAATCGGCGTTGGACACAGGGCGTCTTGTTTCTTTGGGAATCCTGTCATTTTTGGCCGTTTTCCGTGAAGGTACGGAAACTGTTCTCTTTCTGATCGGAATGGTGAACCAGATCAGTTTGCACAATCTGATTATCGGTCTTTTGATTGGACTTGGAATTTTGGCGATCATCGCTTATCTCATGCTGGTTGTTGGAGTGAAATTGCCTTTACGGCCGTTCTTTATGGTATCAAGTCTCATCGTCTTTTATCTCTGTGTGAAATTCACGGGTATGGGAATTCACAGCTTGCAACTGGCAGGTACGTTGCCTTCCACAACGGCTCCGCTGCCTAGTATCGATTGGATAGCGCTTTACCCCTCTTGGCAAAGTGCGATTCCGCAAATCCTTCTCGTTTTGTTCGCAGTACTCGTTGTCATCTGGAAGAAGTATGCCGTCAAAAAGAATCTGCAACAGAAAGTAACTCCAAACCATTAAAAATAGATACATCCGTAAATCTAAGGAGGAATTATTCATGAAACCTATTCATTCACTCATCGCTTTAACCCTGGCAGGCACTTTATCTTTAGTGGGTTGCGGCTCCACCACCAATAGTTCTGCAACCAATTCAAACCAAGGGAGTCAAGCAGAAAAAACAACACAATCAACTGCCAACAAGGAAACCTCTTCAACCGACATCAAAGCAGGTGTTACAAAGATGCTCTCAATCGCAACAGATCTCAAGAAACAAATTGATGCCGGTGATGAGGCTAAGATCAAAGTCACTGGCCCTCAATTGGAGGACACTTGGCATACCTTTGAGGATAGCGTGAAACCGAAGTACCCAGATCTCTATGAAAACGTGGAAAAATATCTGGACCCAACCGTTGCTGGCTCTAAAGCAAACCCAATTGATAAAAAGACACTTGCGAATTTGGATGAACAGTTGATTCAAGTATTAAATGAACTGGAACAAAAAGCGAAGTAATCATGTGGAGAAAAAAGACATGATCGTATCCCATCTTCTACGATCATGTCTTTTTTATTTCAGTCAATCTCGCGTATTTGAGAAAACATTTTAATGGATCGGGTGATGCTTTTTATTTTCTTTCCATATTCGTTTTTCTATATCTTCATAAAAACCGATACACTTATTTACGAATTGATCAATGCCTTTCCAAAGTATAAGTAATCCATGAATGATCGTTGCGATACTTATACCGATGATCATCCCTGCAATCACATCCGACGGATAATGAACCCCCGTCCAAATTCGAGAAAAAGAGATTCCTGAAGCAAGCAATAACCAAAGCCATCCGTCACGTTTACGAAACATCCAAATGGCTGTGGCGATCACGAAGGCACCCGTAGCATGATCACTTGGAAATGATGCATTTGCAGCGTGTTGAATGAGTTGGATCACATGATGATGAACAAAAGGCCTGTCGCGATATAGGAATATTCCTATTAAAGCATTGATTCCTAATGCGATGGTTGCAGAGAGTAACGCTTCCGTTACCATTCGTCTATTTTTAGAACTTCGACTGAACCAATAGAGAACAATCCCCAAATAAAAAAGATATTCACCATATTGGGATAGAAAGACCATCACGGGGTTGAAAAATGCATGCGTGACGGCCAAGTTGTTGATATCCACGAATAAACCGTAATCCATTTGAGAGAACATAGCATGTATCCTTTCTTCTAATGGTTGAACATCCATATATGGTTAGAAACCTTTTATAAGGTATTACTTTCCAAGAGGGAATTTCCGTTTATTTTTTCGTTTCTTTTGCTCGAATAAAATACCCAAACAAAATGAGTAGAATGAACAGCAGTCCTCCGATGATTCCCCAAACGAGCGTACCGTAGCGAAAACCGGCATACATACCACCCACCGCTAAATGAAACGGCAAAATTCCAAGCGCTGTCGTCCATAAGAACGGCCACAATCGCACACGCAATACACCAGCTGCGTAATTGAGCAAGTGGTAAGGAACCAGTGGAATAAATCGTAACGAGAGTAATCCAAACGTTTCTCGATCTTGTATCCACGTGTTGACCTTTTGTATATAGGAACTAGCTATTCGTTCGACAATTGGCCGAGCCATCCAACGCGTGATATAAAGCGCCGCTATGGCACCGACAATCCCAGCAATCCAGGAATAAAAGGTTCCCCACCAAACTCCATAAATCTCCATAAGAAAAATGGTTATAAATTCCCCCGGCACAGGTAAGATATTGACTACGGTCTGAACGAAAATTCCAAGAAGCACGCCCCAAAAGCCAAAATGGCGTATCGTTTCCAGCAATAGCTGGATCTGTCCCGTACGCAGGTAGTAAATATATATCACGACCAACACACCGGCCAGAGTCGTGCCGACTATGGTTTTAACATTCTTGATGGACAACTCTTTTTGTTCCCTTCTGTTTGAGGATAGAGGTATTACCTTAAACAAATGAGTCATTAACTATTCGGTTAAGTAACGGGCGATTATATCTTCACGTGACGCCCAAACAAGCTTGGGCTTTAGGCGTTGGTCATGACGTAACCGTCGTAAACCCAGTGGGTGATAAATCATCAGCATCAACCGCATGTACCAACCAAGTACGGCTCTCTTGAATCCTGGCGGTAGATCCTCTACGTGAAAACCTAATAATTCTGCACCGCGGTAAAGTATAGTTATTCCGAACACCACTTGTACGTCGCGATAGCACGGATCGAATTGTAATAGACGTGCAATATCTGGAAGGCCACTGCGTACCTGCTTGATGCTTTTTGTGGCGACGGCCGCAAGATTTTCATTCTGTGCGATGCGATGTAAAGACAGGTTTTGAAAATGGAGTTCCATCGCTTGTGTACCTTTCTGAGCGATGGTCATACCGTTCCAGCAAAGCGCTTTTCCATGCCAAGTGACCCTACTGACACGAAAGGTATCATTAATGATGCGTACTCGAAACAACAGATCAAAAAAGAACTCCCACACTCTCCATATTCGGATTGACCAACGAATTTTAGTCGGGGTTTGTACGGTTTCGGTCGTCTGATCAAGATTCCTCTCTTGATTCCCTATTAACTCGCTGACAGGTATAAGCTTAAATCCTAGTTTTTCCCAAATGGGCAACACTTCTCGAAGTGCTGCCAACGTGTTTCGTGGAGCATCGGGGGCACCTCCAGCATCGTGACAAAGTACAATCGACCCATTACGAACATCCTTAAGCAGTCGCTCTTTGATTGTATCCGGATGTTGATTGGGAACCCAGTCACGCGCCGTCACATCCCATAGAACGGGTTTCAGACCAAGACGCCGACCGCTGATATACGTCGACCAGTTGAAAGTTCCCCATGGCGGTCGAAACAGATTCAGTTTTCTGCCGATGATTTGCTCCAGAACTGTAGTTGCCTGCTCTGCTTCCACCCATGACTGCCGCGGGGTAAGCAGCCAGGCGTGATCGTGATGCATGCCATGAACGCCAATCTCATGGCCGGCTGCAACGATTTTACGAACGAGTTCAGGATACTGGAGTGCGCGTTCACCGACCAGGAAAAAAGTGGCCCGTGCTCCATATTGTTGGAGCAATTCCAGTAATGGTTCTGTATAGCGGGGATCCGGTCCGTCATCAAAGGTCAACGCCACTTCGCGCCGGAACCTTGACCCGCGCCAAATGACACCCAGATGCAAATAATGAAAGAGGAGATCGGCCACTACGGTGTAGGCCGCGTAAATCATGATCAACCCGACTGCCAATATCGCCATCCACATACCCGGTTCCTCCGTCTTCACACTTAGTTTATTAAAAGTTTCCATTCCCATTCCATGGACTCGAGACGGTCGAGAGAAAACCTTAGGCTATGTTGACAAATGGAGTCATCATTTTTTGAACATAATGTCCCGTTTTATTTGGTCACGGTTTCCATGTACCTCATCTGACGATGCTGATATGCACGAGCCGTATGATTGGTTGCGATCAATTGCGTGATCTGAGCGATTTCTTCAGCTGCATTGGGCTTTTTGATTTTTTGGCTATTTTTTCTCATGTTCAGTAAGATCTCCGGTCTTTCGATAAGCAGCATCTTTAAATATTTAGAAACAGATTTTCGTGTTTCTGCGAGTACAGCTACTCTTGATTTCACCAAAAACTTGGCATTTTGTTGTTCCTGTCCGGGTATGGGTCGATACAATAGCATGGGCAGTTCCATAGCCAGTGACTCAGAAATCGTCAACCCGCCTGCTTTCGTAATCACAAGATCGGATATAGCCATCAACTCGTGAATGTCTTGGACATAACCAAATACTTGAACCGGGTTTGTTGCCTTTTTGGAAATTTCTTTGATTTGCATATAGAGTTTTTCGTTGTGCCCGCATACGACCAATACTTGCACTCGTCTTGGGAATGTAAATAAATCCTCACAGATGTTTGGAATATCATGGAGCACACCGTACGCCCCACCCATGACCAAGACAGTCGGTAACTCCGGCTTTATTTGGTACTTGCTCTGCAATGCTTCGCGATCCACAGGTTGATTGAATATGCCACGAATGGGGATACCGGTAACAGAGAGTTTGCTTTCCGGGACACCACGATTAATGAGTTCCTTCCGTACATGATGGGAACCGACAAAATACATGTCCGTGTATGGGTGAATCCATTGATTGTGAATGGCGTGATCGGTGATTACGGTTGCTGCAGGAACATTTGTAACACCGCGCTCTTTTAGTGCCGACATCACGCCAGCGGGTGTAGGAAATGTCGAAATGACGATATCGGGTTCATATTGGTTTAAATACTTCTCCAACTCATCACTGCCCAGCTGATTGAGCCGTTTACTCAGTTTGGATGACGGCTTCATGTTTCTAGAACCGTGATAAAGGATCCCATATAAAGAGGGAACAAATTTAACGCTTTGAATGTAGCAATAACGCGTAATGGAATTCAATCGTGGATGAACCATTTGCAAATAATCGATGACGCGTACATCTAAACAATGATTTTGAGACAATAGCGCTTCTTGAATTGCACGTGCCGCCTGTTGATGACCTTCCCCATAACTGGCTGAGAGTATCAGTACTTTGCGGAGTTTGTGCATGAACATTCCCCCTCAATATGGATACTGCAAAATTGATTACCTACGTCCCGTGAACGAATACCATTAAAATGGTATGCACGATATGATGTCGTTCAACAAAATCATTTACATCAATAATGCGATTCCTGTACCTAGGATCGCTCCACCAACCACTTCCAAAGGGGTGTGGCCTTTTCGTCGCCAGTGGCGTAAACCAGTGGCGGCTGTATTCTTGATCAGTGCATCTGTTGCTGCTCCATATATACATTCTTCTAAAATGACTGCCATTTCTCCCGCTTGACGACGCACACCAATCGCATCATACATGACAATTATCGCAAAAATAAAAGAAACAGCGAACCATGGTGAACCCCATCCATAGAGTAATAACATTTTCACTGCCAGTGCACTGACCATCGCCGAATGAGAACTCGGCATACCGCCTGTCTGGAAAAGAAGATTCCAATCCCAATATTTAACCCGCCCTCGTTGTATAAACACTTTCAGAATCTGCGCGAAAATCATAGCTATAATTGCAGAATAAAGCGGTAGATGCCTCATACACATTTCACCCCTTCTTATGATGGGATTTTTATGCGGCCAATCGAATATATTATAACTTTTTAGGAATACGAATTATCATTGTTTTTGTATAGAAATCCATATATAAAAGGATGCTATAGAGAGGCATCCTTTTATATATGGGATTGTTAACATTTGAATTTAAAAATCTTCCCGTTTTTCATTTTTTCGAACCATCACTGTTTATTCTCAGACACAGCTTGCTTCGCTTTCAATTTTTCCAATTCTTTTTCAACTTCATCTTGAATGGCTTGTTCGGCAAAGCGCGATTCAATCCCTAGGTCAATTCCCTGGGTTCCTCGTCTTGCATTTGCCTCGATCTCCATCATCAATACACGTTCTTCGAGTCGAGCGAATTCTTTTGTTACACTTTCTGCATCGACTGTAGAAAGAAATGATTGTAATTTCTTCATGGACTGAGCGGCATTCGCACGAGAAAGTAAGACTAACTGCCTATTTTTTAATTCGCGATGTTTCTCCTTCATTTTTTTCACTTGGTCACCGAGTGACACGGTCTGTTGTTTGATGGTTTCATGCTGTTTTCGATACTCTTCCAACTTTTTCTCAAGGAGAAGCTTGTCTTGCAAAGCGAGTTTAGCAATATGATCTTCACCGGTTTCCACTGCGAGTTTCGCTTGTCGATCTCGTTTCGCAATGGCTGCTTCCGTTTCTTCTATCAACATCTCGTGTTTTTTCTTGATGACCATTTGACGAGAGAGAGCTTTTTCCGCTTGTAAAATTTCATTC contains the following coding sequences:
- a CDS encoding polysaccharide deacetylase family protein, producing MWMAILAVGLIMIYAAYTVVADLLFHYLHLGVIWRGSRFRREVALTFDDGPDPRYTEPLLELLQQYGARATFFLVGERALQYPELVRKIVAAGHEIGVHGMHHDHAWLLTPRQSWVEAEQATTVLEQIIGRKLNLFRPPWGTFNWSTYISGRRLGLKPVLWDVTARDWVPNQHPDTIKERLLKDVRNGSIVLCHDAGGAPDAPRNTLAALREVLPIWEKLGFKLIPVSELIGNQERNLDQTTETVQTPTKIRWSIRIWRVWEFFFDLLFRVRIINDTFRVSRVTWHGKALCWNGMTIAQKGTQAMELHFQNLSLHRIAQNENLAAVATKSIKQVRSGLPDIARLLQFDPCYRDVQVVFGITILYRGAELLGFHVEDLPPGFKRAVLGWYMRLMLMIYHPLGLRRLRHDQRLKPKLVWASREDIIARYLTE
- a CDS encoding TVP38/TMEM64 family protein — protein: MSIKNVKTIVGTTLAGVLVVIYIYYLRTGQIQLLLETIRHFGFWGVLLGIFVQTVVNILPVPGEFITIFLMEIYGVWWGTFYSWIAGIVGAIAALYITRWMARPIVERIASSYIQKVNTWIQDRETFGLLSLRFIPLVPYHLLNYAAGVLRVRLWPFLWTTALGILPFHLAVGGMYAGFRYGTLVWGIIGGLLFILLILFGYFIRAKETKK
- a CDS encoding undecaprenyl-diphosphatase, which produces MFSQMDYGLFVDINNLAVTHAFFNPVMVFLSQYGEYLFYLGIVLYWFSRSSKNRRMVTEALLSATIALGINALIGIFLYRDRPFVHHHVIQLIQHAANASFPSDHATGAFVIATAIWMFRKRDGWLWLLLASGISFSRIWTGVHYPSDVIAGMIIGISIATIIHGLLILWKGIDQFVNKCIGFYEDIEKRIWKENKKHHPIH
- a CDS encoding divergent PAP2 family protein translates to MRHLPLYSAIIAMIFAQILKVFIQRGRVKYWDWNLLFQTGGMPSSHSAMVSALAVKMLLLYGWGSPWFAVSFIFAIIVMYDAIGVRRQAGEMAVILEECIYGAATDALIKNTAATGLRHWRRKGHTPLEVVGGAILGTGIALLM
- a CDS encoding PspA/IM30 family protein, which codes for MSILKRIQDIVLANVNEVLDKIENPVCMVKHYIREMENEILQAEKALSRQMVIKKKHEMLIEETEAAIAKRDRQAKLAVETGEDHIAKLALQDKLLLEKKLEEYRKQHETIKQQTVSLGDQVKKMKEKHRELKNRQLVLLSRANAAQSMKKLQSFLSTVDAESVTKEFARLEERVLMMEIEANARRGTQGIDLGIESRFAEQAIQDEVEKELEKLKAKQAVSENKQ
- a CDS encoding DMT family transporter — translated: MVINYIVMCLIFGTTFLAIKIGIEDGMPPFWFATLRFFIAGALILAFLGWRKQLKRLSFRMYAEIAFVGILMTTIPYASLFWAEQHIASGLAALLVATAPIFNTIIGIVAGQMQFRWNLFVGLVLGIIGTSFVVGIGQGVAHDDPLALESKLSIVAAEFFCAIGAIRSKKVMNHVSPFAFNGLQMIFSSCGLFVLSICLEDIATVTYNLSSVSALLYLSVIASILALGIYYWLLKETNPTFPSTWTYVAPVIAMIVGAIFLDEKLTTLHVIGGCCVLAGIVILNWRTWGEIRFKKYQKTMN
- a CDS encoding MGDG synthase family glycosyltransferase, with the translated sequence MHKLRKVLILSASYGEGHQQAARAIQEALLSQNHCLDVRVIDYLQMVHPRLNSITRYCYIQSVKFVPSLYGILYHGSRNMKPSSKLSKRLNQLGSDELEKYLNQYEPDIVISTFPTPAGVMSALKERGVTNVPAATVITDHAIHNQWIHPYTDMYFVGSHHVRKELINRGVPESKLSVTGIPIRGIFNQPVDREALQSKYQIKPELPTVLVMGGAYGVLHDIPNICEDLFTFPRRVQVLVVCGHNEKLYMQIKEISKKATNPVQVFGYVQDIHELMAISDLVITKAGGLTISESLAMELPMLLYRPIPGQEQQNAKFLVKSRVAVLAETRKSVSKYLKMLLIERPEILLNMRKNSQKIKKPNAAEEIAQITQLIATNHTARAYQHRQMRYMETVTK
- a CDS encoding LysR family transcriptional regulator — encoded protein: MMNLQQLKYFLTTVELGSLNKAAKALYISQPALTKQLARLERDLGCRLLIRKTTGIELTDAGGYLYEKACSILQQVQQTVEGMKQYAQTPQLRIGALPSLASYYLSGFIHKLEDSKEFRVDITILDTTRELISMMEEDRLDLAFVQDFAGHDRFHTIHLFIDPYIAILPASHPLVRETPLSFQRLVKEKMVIYKDPCDIRTSFRRHCNELGIEPSTVLELDFNDSILTFVSKGYGVSFVPSLVAEHMYDPSIVVREIEIDSFSRTVDVVFQSKFEPYIHQLLHSTEHEKRHKVGFAEDSNQRPEYYLLKNKIY
- a CDS encoding FTR1 family iron permease encodes the protein MFKQISAVLLALFLIVGSPTAMASSPGVDSLLKAEPYVDQALSEAQHGQLSKAQEIYKKFHDTWLQIEDSIKAESGQAYSDIESNMGQVDYAFMQNKQASIVQALQGLRDVNEKFIHGQYATSEQFKKENITLSDFIDMLKDTKGKVQNHDQQAALTGIAKARQSWLSVEGVVVAQSATVYNDSERDMVTINAMIAAGDYQGATQVLDRMIQYLTPLATKSGYTLWDAAMIPIREGLEALLVVAALLAFVKKSREGKGKGWIWLGVSSGLLLSILLAVIVKFIFSSGAFGNNNSLISGWTGVIAAVMLLYMSYWLHSQSNISDWQSYIRTQSQSALDTGRLVSLGILSFLAVFREGTETVLFLIGMVNQISLHNLIIGLLIGLGILAIIAYLMLVVGVKLPLRPFFMVSSLIVFYLCVKFTGMGIHSLQLAGTLPSTTAPLPSIDWIALYPSWQSAIPQILLVLFAVLVVIWKKYAVKKNLQQKVTPNH